In Campylobacter anatolicus, one DNA window encodes the following:
- the neuC gene encoding UDP-N-acetylglucosamine 2-epimerase, translated as MKKLLFITGTRADFGKIKSFLNYIEKNDNFELHLIITGMHMLETYGGTYREVLLQNYKNIYLLNNQFINEPMDSVIGNSISVFSRVFSQVNPDMVFVHGDRLEALAGAICAAFSNRLICHIEGGEVSGTIDESIRHAITKFAHFHLVANDKAKERVLKMGESEDSVFIIGSADLDIMSNDDLPSLELVKRIYDIKFDDYAISLFHPVTTEVDCIKNYAKEYFDALKISKQNYIVIYPNNDNGSHFIIDAINNIKSDNIKIYPSIRFERFLTLLKNAKFIIGNSSAGIREAPFYGIGTINVGTRQQGRFSYESIINCGYDKCQILQAIKNIKSVGKFKPSPYFKGNSNSIEEFKKFINNHLIWQTDIQKRFVE; from the coding sequence ATGAAAAAACTACTTTTTATAACTGGAACAAGGGCAGATTTTGGTAAGATAAAATCATTTTTAAATTATATTGAAAAAAATGATAATTTTGAACTTCATCTAATAATAACTGGTATGCATATGCTTGAAACATATGGTGGCACATACAGAGAAGTGCTATTGCAAAACTATAAAAACATTTACTTGCTTAATAATCAATTTATAAACGAACCAATGGATTCTGTTATTGGCAATTCAATAAGTGTATTTTCGAGAGTATTTTCCCAAGTTAACCCGGATATGGTTTTTGTTCATGGGGATAGGCTTGAAGCATTGGCCGGTGCTATATGTGCAGCATTTAGTAACCGTTTGATCTGTCATATAGAAGGCGGTGAAGTATCGGGAACGATTGATGAGAGCATAAGGCATGCGATAACTAAATTCGCACATTTTCATCTTGTGGCTAACGATAAAGCAAAAGAGCGTGTGTTAAAAATGGGCGAGAGTGAAGATTCTGTTTTTATTATAGGCTCTGCTGATTTAGATATTATGAGTAATGATGATTTACCAAGCCTAGAGCTTGTAAAACGTATATATGATATAAAGTTTGATGATTATGCTATATCGTTATTTCATCCAGTAACCACAGAAGTTGATTGTATTAAAAACTATGCTAAAGAGTATTTTGACGCACTTAAAATATCAAAACAAAATTATATTGTAATATATCCAAATAATGACAATGGATCGCATTTTATAATAGATGCGATAAATAACATAAAAAGCGATAATATAAAAATTTACCCATCAATTAGATTTGAAAGATTTTTAACATTGCTTAAAAACGCTAAATTTATTATAGGCAATTCAAGTGCTGGAATTAGAGAGGCTCCATTTTATGGTATAGGCACTATCAATGTCGGCACAAGACAGCAAGGGAGATTTAGCTATGAATCTATTATAAATTGTGGATATGATAAGTGTCAGATATTACAAGCAATAAAAAATATAAAAAGTGTGGGTAAATTTAAACCAAGTCCTTATTTTAAAGGTAATAGCAATAGCATTGAAGAATTTAAAAAATTTATAAATAACCATTTGATATGGCAAACTGACATACAAAAAAGGTTTGTTGAGTAA
- a CDS encoding cytidylyltransferase domain-containing protein, producing MKNIAIILARQGSKGIPLKNLAKVGGLSLLARAIKAAKQSGIFYKVVVSTDGDEIAQEAIKFGAIVVKRPAELASDKASSISAMLHVIDELGLKDGIATLLQPTSPLRTATHIKQAYDIFLQNECKSVISVLVCKHHPFKSLIRVGDKLEAIREINMLEAPRQSLPVAYQPNGAIYINYIDDLIKHKRFFIEPIEIYDMDELSSVDIDSKDDLVYADKIIKELENEEQYNSSC from the coding sequence ATGAAAAATATAGCAATTATACTAGCAAGACAAGGTTCAAAAGGTATTCCTCTTAAAAATTTAGCTAAAGTAGGTGGCTTGTCGTTGCTAGCTAGAGCTATCAAGGCTGCAAAACAAAGCGGTATTTTTTATAAAGTGGTTGTTTCAACTGATGGTGATGAAATAGCACAAGAGGCTATAAAATTTGGTGCAATAGTCGTAAAAAGACCTGCTGAGTTAGCAAGTGATAAAGCTAGTTCTATATCTGCTATGCTACATGTGATAGATGAGTTGGGACTTAAAGATGGCATAGCTACGCTTTTGCAACCAACAAGTCCACTAAGAACCGCTACTCATATAAAACAAGCATATGATATTTTTCTACAAAACGAGTGCAAGAGTGTTATTTCTGTATTAGTGTGCAAACATCATCCTTTTAAAAGCCTTATAAGAGTTGGAGATAAGCTTGAAGCTATTAGAGAAATCAATATGCTTGAGGCTCCACGTCAGAGTTTACCAGTTGCTTATCAACCAAATGGTGCAATATATATAAACTATATTGATGATTTAATAAAACATAAAAGGTTTTTTATTGAGCCTATTGAAATTTATGATATGGACGAATTAAGTTCTGTAGATATAGATAGCAAAGATGACTTAGTATACGCAGATAAAATTATTAAAGAGCTTGAAAATGAAGAACAATATAATTCAAGTTGTTAA
- a CDS encoding glycosyltransferase, whose product MKNNIIQVVKPELNFDLLSPETRDDGISGFIRCKNEGEYLEQVIDSWIDIVDELVIVYNDCSDNTQEIIQKALQRYDNKIKAFHYLPKVWSQGSDKYKLLDANDYGSLVNYYNFSLMQTTKKWAVKIDGDIILIPDRIKQIREIYNKISDNEFLKLGGVNIIMQNNNIFCLSESLFCGIGGDLCLFRVDKQTYFTKDYTCEKLKMPISYKAFRVDNNSIENSLISYYHMKFQKSDFGLGVYDFKNNKNTNYYPKTWIFIHFSKLIPLSKVCRKFKLNIQDPRDFIKFNINYVDYKQNFIAYLSAMGGGSALSVWLKEIYLYVKIKINKIYKKTREIIK is encoded by the coding sequence ATGAAGAACAATATAATTCAAGTTGTTAAGCCAGAGCTTAATTTTGACTTGCTTAGCCCAGAGACTAGAGATGATGGTATTAGTGGTTTTATTAGATGTAAAAATGAAGGTGAATACTTAGAGCAAGTAATAGATAGCTGGATAGATATAGTTGATGAACTTGTTATAGTATATAACGACTGTAGTGATAATACACAAGAGATAATACAAAAAGCTCTTCAAAGATATGACAATAAAATAAAAGCTTTTCATTATTTACCAAAGGTTTGGTCACAAGGTAGTGATAAATACAAGCTACTTGATGCTAATGATTATGGAAGTTTAGTAAATTATTACAATTTTTCACTAATGCAAACAACTAAGAAATGGGCAGTTAAAATAGATGGTGATATAATATTAATACCTGATAGAATAAAGCAGATAAGAGAAATTTATAATAAGATTAGCGATAATGAGTTTTTAAAGCTTGGCGGTGTAAATATTATTATGCAAAATAATAATATATTTTGTCTATCTGAGAGCTTGTTTTGCGGTATAGGTGGAGATTTGTGCTTGTTTAGAGTTGATAAGCAAACGTATTTTACAAAAGACTACACTTGCGAAAAGCTTAAAATGCCTATTTCATATAAAGCTTTTAGAGTGGATAATAATAGTATAGAAAATAGCTTAATATCATACTATCATATGAAATTTCAAAAGAGTGATTTTGGATTGGGGGTATATGATTTTAAAAATAATAAAAATACAAATTACTATCCTAAGACGTGGATATTTATACATTTTAGTAAGCTTATCCCACTTAGTAAAGTTTGTAGAAAATTTAAACTTAATATCCAAGACCCAAGAGATTTTATAAAATTTAATATTAATTATGTTGATTATAAGCAGAATTTTATAGCCTATTTAAGTGCTATGGGGGGGGGCAGTGCCTTATCTGTGTGGCTTAAGGAGATTTATTTATATGTTAAAATTAAAATTAATAAAATTTATAAAAAAACGAGAGAAATAATAAAATGA
- a CDS encoding N-acetylneuraminate synthase family protein, with product MKHNKFNIGSRVVGYDYEPLIICEIGINHNGSLKTAFEMVDAAKRAGAEIIKHQTHIIEDEMSDEAKSVIPGNSDKSIYEIMNSCALSEADEIALQKYVESQGMIFISTPFSRAAALRLKKMDIPAYKIGSGECNNYPLIKLVASFKKPIILSTGMNSIASIKKSVDIIRAAGVPYALLHCTNVYPTRYEDVRLGAMCELAQNFKDAVIGLSDHTTDNLSCLGAVALGASILERHFTDTMDRVGPDIVCSMDEKALCELKNGAKALKLMRGGSKDTLVDGEKPTKDFAFASVVADADIRIGEVLSENNLWVKRPANGDFSADDYEMLIGKVAKNNIKKNAQIKKSDIF from the coding sequence ATGAAACATAATAAATTTAATATAGGCTCTAGAGTGGTTGGCTATGATTATGAACCACTTATAATCTGTGAAATAGGTATAAATCACAATGGATCACTAAAAACTGCTTTTGAAATGGTAGATGCTGCAAAGAGGGCAGGGGCAGAGATTATTAAACATCAAACGCATATAATAGAAGATGAGATGAGCGACGAAGCAAAAAGTGTTATACCCGGAAACTCTGATAAATCAATATATGAGATAATGAATAGCTGTGCATTAAGCGAGGCTGACGAGATAGCTTTGCAAAAGTATGTTGAATCGCAAGGTATGATCTTTATCTCTACACCATTTTCTCGTGCAGCAGCACTACGTCTTAAAAAAATGGATATACCAGCCTATAAGATCGGCTCTGGAGAGTGCAATAACTACCCTTTGATAAAATTAGTTGCATCATTTAAAAAGCCTATTATCCTTTCAACTGGAATGAATAGTATAGCTAGTATTAAAAAGTCTGTTGATATTATACGTGCAGCTGGTGTTCCGTATGCATTGCTTCATTGCACTAATGTATATCCAACTAGATATGAAGATGTTAGATTAGGTGCGATGTGTGAGCTGGCACAAAATTTTAAAGATGCTGTTATCGGGCTTTCTGACCATACTACAGATAATCTTTCTTGTTTGGGGGCAGTAGCACTCGGTGCTTCTATATTGGAACGTCATTTTACCGATACTATGGATAGGGTTGGCCCGGATATAGTTTGCTCTATGGACGAGAAGGCTCTTTGTGAATTAAAAAATGGAGCTAAAGCATTAAAACTAATGCGTGGTGGTAGTAAAGATACATTAGTTGATGGTGAAAAACCTACAAAAGACTTTGCTTTCGCTTCCGTTGTGGCTGATGCTGATATAAGGATTGGCGAAGTCTTGAGCGAGAATAATTTATGGGTAAAACGCCCAGCAAATGGCGATTTTAGTGCAGATGATTATGAAATGTTAATCGGTAAAGTAGCTAAAAATAATATTAAGAAAAACGCACAGATTAAAAAAAGCGATATCTTTTAA
- a CDS encoding oligosaccharide flippase family protein, whose protein sequence is MMVVKDSAIYVAGNILVNIPTFLLMPYLSRKLGVDGFGEIAYYNIYLILFGIIVGFSQDGAVARYYYFYGKRNLKNLALAGHTYSFIASFFIFIVAYFLNLKIIMIIAIITFIQVIIAVQLSLFQCQRQPILYISTQLFSCIMTCVLTILILENIDKNLIENRFLALFFGNLITVFFSYIFFKRQKFKLRLNFLNYKLCFGYIYSFGAPLLLHHLSGFLKGQFDRVLIYDTYDTSALGVYAAGFSLASVFMLIIQSINKATIPYLFNALKNNTINGQDIRRYAILSLIISPVAGAISYAIPESLFVFFLGKGFVGTHYYFCMFILGIGFVPSYLLLVNFLFYHAKNKQISYCSVISTFIYVMILYIASLKGIKYMPIAMVVSNFIIIPILYFQTKKIR, encoded by the coding sequence ATGATGGTTGTTAAAGATAGTGCTATATATGTTGCAGGAAATATATTAGTAAATATCCCTACATTTTTGTTGATGCCATATCTTAGTAGAAAGCTTGGTGTTGATGGTTTTGGTGAGATTGCATACTACAATATATATTTGATATTATTTGGCATTATTGTTGGCTTTTCTCAAGATGGTGCGGTTGCAAGATATTATTATTTTTATGGAAAAAGAAATTTAAAAAATTTAGCCCTTGCAGGACATACATACTCTTTTATCGCATCTTTTTTTATATTTATTGTTGCTTATTTTTTAAATTTAAAGATTATTATGATAATTGCCATAATTACTTTTATTCAAGTTATTATAGCGGTGCAGTTATCACTATTTCAGTGTCAAAGACAACCTATATTATATATAAGTACACAGTTATTTTCTTGCATTATGACTTGTGTTTTAACTATATTGATACTTGAAAATATTGATAAAAATTTGATTGAAAATAGATTTTTGGCACTTTTTTTTGGTAATTTAATAACAGTGTTTTTTTCATATATTTTTTTTAAAAGACAAAAGTTTAAATTAAGATTAAATTTTTTGAATTACAAGTTATGTTTTGGGTATATATATTCTTTCGGTGCTCCATTACTACTTCATCATTTAAGCGGATTTTTAAAGGGACAATTTGATAGAGTGCTTATATATGATACATACGATACATCTGCACTTGGTGTTTATGCCGCTGGTTTTTCACTAGCTTCAGTTTTTATGCTTATTATCCAGTCTATTAATAAAGCAACTATACCATATCTATTTAATGCCTTAAAAAACAACACAATAAATGGTCAAGACATTAGGAGATATGCTATCTTATCGCTAATTATTAGTCCTGTTGCAGGAGCCATTTCATATGCTATACCAGAGAGTTTATTTGTATTTTTTTTAGGAAAAGGCTTTGTTGGAACACATTATTATTTTTGTATGTTTATACTTGGTATTGGGTTTGTGCCATCATATCTTTTGCTTGTAAATTTTCTGTTTTATCATGCTAAGAACAAACAAATATCATATTGTTCAGTTATTTCTACATTTATATATGTTATGATTTTATATATTGCGAGTTTAAAAGGGATAAAATATATGCCTATTGCAATGGTGGTATCAAATTTTATTATTATACCGATACTGTATTTCCAAACAAAGAAGATAAGATGA
- a CDS encoding glycosyltransferase family 52 — protein MNLVICTTSLQILIAQKIIEKYHNEPFELCVIKISSDSKIEHYIKRIEKMACKKYVIKHNQYGLHWLFLLCCKIIWIFRFKKYDDVFFAKFDEIFDVLFGAIKFKRLFSFDDGADSITKSAKFNKTRHYRGRFLLEVFRLIFRPKPINKNDVLMHYTIFDNFTDDVLSHKRIKLFEFNLPNSSHKNKEIRLFIGQPIFEGKLEQNKIVLEAVLDKFKIDYYLPHPREEYRLDNVIYVNTNLLIEEYIVNELLNNPDTSYTLYGFFSTALFTLCGINGINLKAIRIKDDLTLLKYKDLYEKLEQIGIEVLDINAHELNLKQANGRYCKYVI, from the coding sequence ATGAATTTAGTTATTTGCACTACATCGCTTCAAATTCTTATAGCACAAAAAATAATAGAAAAATATCACAATGAGCCATTTGAGCTTTGCGTTATAAAAATAAGTTCAGATAGTAAAATAGAGCACTATATAAAAAGAATAGAGAAGATGGCATGTAAGAAATATGTGATAAAGCATAATCAGTATGGGTTGCATTGGTTATTTTTGTTGTGCTGCAAAATAATCTGGATTTTTAGATTTAAAAAATATGATGATGTTTTTTTTGCTAAATTTGATGAGATATTTGATGTTTTGTTTGGAGCTATCAAATTTAAACGCCTATTTTCGTTTGATGATGGTGCAGATAGCATAACAAAATCTGCTAAATTTAATAAAACCAGGCATTATAGGGGGCGGTTTTTACTAGAAGTATTTAGATTGATTTTTAGACCAAAACCCATTAATAAAAATGATGTCTTAATGCATTATACTATATTTGATAATTTCACAGATGATGTTTTAAGCCATAAACGCATAAAGCTTTTTGAATTTAATTTACCAAATAGCAGCCATAAGAATAAAGAGATAAGACTATTTATAGGGCAACCCATATTTGAAGGTAAGCTTGAGCAAAATAAAATAGTCCTTGAGGCAGTCTTGGATAAATTTAAGATTGATTACTATCTGCCACACCCAAGAGAGGAGTATAGACTAGATAATGTTATATATGTTAATACAAATCTACTTATAGAAGAGTATATTGTAAATGAGTTATTAAATAACCCAGATACTAGCTATACTTTATATGGATTTTTTAGCACAGCACTATTTACATTGTGTGGTATAAACGGCATAAATTTAAAAGCCATAAGAATAAAAGATGACTTGACTTTATTAAAATACAAAGATCTATATGAAAAATTAGAGCAAATTGGTATTGAAGTTTTAGATATAAACGCACATGAACTAAATTTAAAACAAGCGAATGGGAGGTATTGTAAGTATGTCATATAA
- a CDS encoding glycosyltransferase family 2 protein, whose translation MGGIVSMSYKISVIVPIYNVEKYIKRCAVSLFEQNFDSIEYIFIDDCSQDNSINNLKNVIELYPNRKNDIKIFYNLHNQGVNKTRNVGFNNASGKYCICIDSDDWCELDMLSSLYSEAIINDSDLVISDMFIEYAHRRFYEKNICKNFNDKTEVLKSMLNRDIILSLSSKLVRTDIYRTCVVPDFGFGEDNFYSIQIAIKSNKISYLNRAFVHYDQTTPTSTGDKNKRFANILKFYQATNLLLKQNNIADDVYGYYYAGILHQILIFSRGDINPFIRENFKEALNIKYVFLYFKSSILFKMVYILPFIRLGRVFGWILDITRFLRGINDNRK comes from the coding sequence ATGGGAGGTATTGTAAGTATGTCATATAAAATTTCAGTAATAGTTCCGATATATAATGTAGAAAAATATATAAAAAGATGTGCAGTATCGTTGTTTGAGCAAAATTTTGATAGCATAGAGTATATATTTATAGATGATTGTTCACAAGATAATAGTATAAACAATCTAAAAAATGTTATAGAGCTCTATCCAAATAGAAAAAATGATATCAAGATTTTTTATAATTTACATAATCAAGGCGTAAATAAAACAAGAAATGTTGGTTTTAATAATGCATCTGGTAAATACTGCATATGCATAGATTCTGATGATTGGTGTGAGCTAGATATGCTATCAAGTTTGTATAGCGAAGCTATTATTAATGACAGTGATCTTGTGATAAGTGATATGTTTATTGAGTATGCACATAGGCGGTTTTATGAAAAAAATATTTGTAAAAATTTTAATGATAAAACGGAAGTGCTTAAGTCTATGCTAAATCGAGATATAATTTTATCACTTAGCAGTAAGTTAGTAAGAACAGATATTTATAGAACTTGTGTTGTGCCTGATTTTGGTTTTGGTGAAGATAATTTTTATAGTATACAAATAGCCATTAAATCAAATAAAATTTCTTATTTAAACAGAGCTTTTGTGCATTATGATCAAACCACACCGACATCGACAGGAGATAAGAATAAAAGATTTGCTAATATCTTGAAATTTTATCAGGCTACAAATTTATTATTAAAACAAAATAATATAGCAGATGATGTATATGGATACTACTATGCGGGAATTTTGCACCAAATTTTAATTTTTAGCCGTGGAGACATCAACCCTTTTATCAGAGAAAATTTTAAAGAAGCTTTAAATATAAAATATGTTTTTTTGTATTTTAAATCAAGTATATTATTTAAAATGGTATATATTTTACCTTTTATAAGACTTGGTCGCGTATTTGGGTGGATTTTAGATATTACACGTTTTTTAAGAGGTATAAATGATAATAGAAAGTAG
- a CDS encoding MATE family efflux transporter: MINVKTLINKLILSKYTISVFIGWLCKIVSLLLAFLNIRLMFGIVGVEGYALFSILSSLMAWFILLNLGMPLAIQNIIAKYIVNNIDRKQFYSNLMFLIFFILLLSIPIDCVASYLVAKFLINKYLELISFIDIFLILYMFILNGLIQILYAVLFAERRSIYPNIYPAIISIYSTIVLMIMRNFDMDISFVFVVYTLSYLFVFILSIYQSIGFIKPKYDKSITYEIFLSSRQFFIFLLLSTCVLCIDYIIAAKFLNDVEIVKYNFVSKIFNVIPTLHSILLATSFSNISESFQSKNIKHIVSILKQNIIIGFIITFIVSVVFLIFNEFIISLLSGRDDLQISYTTIYLAIGYMIIRNWSDAFGSALQASNNIAIINYIIPLQALINIFFQYVLVDKFGINGIFMALSISFLATVCIFLPITLTKRLNSV, encoded by the coding sequence ATGATTAATGTAAAAACATTGATTAATAAGTTGATTTTAAGTAAATATACCATATCTGTTTTTATTGGTTGGCTTTGTAAGATAGTTAGCTTATTGTTAGCTTTTTTAAATATTAGACTAATGTTTGGCATAGTTGGAGTCGAAGGATACGCATTATTTTCTATATTGTCATCGCTAATGGCTTGGTTTATACTCCTTAATCTAGGTATGCCACTTGCTATTCAAAATATTATTGCTAAATATATAGTTAATAATATAGATAGAAAACAATTTTATTCAAATTTGATGTTTCTGATTTTTTTTATACTTTTGTTAAGCATTCCTATAGATTGTGTAGCTTCTTATCTGGTGGCTAAATTTTTAATAAATAAATATCTGGAGCTTATAAGTTTTATAGATATATTTTTGATTTTATATATGTTTATTTTAAATGGATTAATTCAAATTTTATATGCAGTATTATTTGCTGAACGTAGATCTATATATCCAAATATATACCCAGCTATTATCTCTATTTACTCTACAATAGTGTTGATGATTATGCGAAATTTTGATATGGATATTTCTTTTGTTTTTGTGGTATACACATTATCATATTTATTTGTATTTATACTTTCGATATATCAAAGTATCGGCTTTATAAAGCCTAAATACGATAAAAGCATTACATATGAGATATTTTTGTCTTCTAGACAATTTTTTATATTTCTTCTGTTATCTACATGCGTTTTGTGTATTGATTATATAATAGCAGCTAAATTTTTAAACGACGTAGAAATTGTTAAGTACAACTTTGTATCTAAGATATTTAATGTAATACCTACGTTGCATTCAATATTATTAGCGACATCATTTTCTAACATATCAGAATCTTTTCAGTCAAAAAATATAAAGCATATCGTATCAATTTTAAAGCAAAATATTATCATTGGTTTTATCATAACTTTTATCGTAAGTGTAGTCTTTTTAATATTTAATGAATTTATTATAAGCTTACTATCTGGTAGAGACGATCTTCAAATATCATATACTACTATTTATTTGGCTATCGGATATATGATTATTAGAAATTGGTCTGATGCTTTTGGATCTGCACTACAAGCTAGCAATAATATAGCTATTATAAATTATATCATTCCCTTACAAGCACTAATTAATATATTTTTTCAATATGTATTAGTCGATAAATTTGGAATAAATGGTATTTTTATGGCATTATCCATATCTTTTTTAGCGACAGTCTGCATATTTTTGCCGATTACATTGACTAAAAGACTTAATAGTGTGTAG
- a CDS encoding glycosyltransferase family 4 protein: protein MKKTKLTIDFRMHNSSGIGTYIKSIIPFLVDKFNIILLGSANDIQKYDWSDKVKIIECNCKIYSIKEQFELALKIPKCDIFWSPHYNIPIFHIRANKRVVTIHDVFHLAFYDKLTLAQRIYAKLIINQATNISDQILTVSNFSVNEIRKYTKISKNIDIVYNAVDFNKFNNSYNTLKLQNIKNRYNLPDKFLLFVGNVKPHKNLKSLLLAIINLNINLVIVGKKDNFITSEYSILDTINNAGLKDRVFFTGYINDDDVPCIYNLATLFVFPSIYEGFGIPPLEAQACGCPVVCSNAASLLEVCGDSVVYFDPYNVDDMRDKIGIVLNDKKLQLKLKQKGFENVKRFSWERSANQIIKIFKNLETK, encoded by the coding sequence ATGAAAAAGACAAAATTAACTATAGACTTTCGTATGCATAACTCATCTGGTATTGGTACTTATATTAAAAGTATAATTCCGTTTTTAGTAGATAAATTTAATATCATCTTGCTTGGTAGTGCTAATGATATACAAAAATATGATTGGTCAGATAAGGTTAAAATAATTGAGTGCAATTGTAAAATATATTCTATAAAAGAGCAGTTTGAGTTAGCACTTAAAATTCCAAAATGTGATATTTTCTGGTCCCCGCATTACAATATTCCTATTTTTCATATAAGAGCAAATAAAAGAGTTGTAACCATACACGACGTGTTTCATCTAGCTTTTTATGATAAACTTACTTTGGCACAAAGGATATATGCAAAACTGATTATAAATCAAGCGACAAATATAAGCGATCAGATACTCACAGTTTCTAATTTTTCGGTTAATGAGATAAGAAAATATACAAAAATTAGTAAAAATATAGATATTGTTTATAATGCTGTAGATTTTAATAAATTTAATAATTCTTATAATACATTAAAGCTACAAAATATAAAAAATAGATATAATCTCCCAGATAAATTTTTATTATTTGTGGGAAATGTTAAGCCACATAAAAATTTAAAAAGTCTATTATTAGCCATTATAAATTTAAATATAAATTTAGTAATAGTCGGTAAAAAAGATAATTTTATAACGAGTGAATATAGCATTTTAGATACTATCAATAATGCAGGTCTTAAAGATAGAGTATTTTTTACTGGTTATATTAATGACGATGATGTGCCGTGTATATATAATCTAGCGACTCTTTTTGTTTTTCCGTCAATATATGAGGGCTTTGGCATACCGCCACTTGAAGCACAGGCTTGTGGCTGTCCAGTAGTATGCTCTAATGCTGCTAGTTTATTAGAAGTTTGTGGAGATAGTGTAGTGTATTTTGATCCGTATAATGTAGACGATATGAGAGATAAGATTGGGATAGTTTTAAACGATAAAAAGTTACAACTCAAGCTTAAACAAAAAGGCTTTGAAAATGTAAAAAGATTCAGTTGGGAGAGATCAGCAAATCAAATAATAAAGATATTTAAAAATTTGGAGACAAAATGA
- a CDS encoding glycosyltransferase family 4 protein, whose translation MKKALVHDWFSVYAGAERCIESFTNIWDDFEIFSLIDFLNDSDREKILKGKSVNTSFIQKLPKSKSKYRNYLPLFPFAIEQFDLSDYDIILSSSHAVAKGVLTHSNQLHISYVHTPIRYAWDLYFQYLKESGLDKGIKGYIAKYFLHKIRIWDIATLNRVDYFIANSNYISNRIKKIYGKDSSVIYPPVDTSKFDVKSDKENFYLTASRMVPYKKIDLIVEAFAKTDKKLVVVGDGPDMKKIKSKAGKNIEILGYQNDNVMIDLMQRARAFVFAAKEDFGITPVEAQACGTPVICLSKGGTKETVIDMISGVHFNEQSIQSLLQAIDKFERNIDVFDISKIRKNALKFSKERFEYEIKNFVEQKYQEFKER comes from the coding sequence ATGAAAAAAGCATTAGTTCATGACTGGTTTAGTGTCTATGCTGGTGCTGAGAGATGCATAGAGAGCTTTACAAATATCTGGGATGATTTTGAAATTTTTAGCCTTATTGATTTTTTAAACGATAGTGATAGAGAAAAAATTTTAAAAGGAAAAAGTGTAAATACAAGTTTTATCCAAAAACTACCTAAATCTAAAAGCAAATATCGCAACTATCTGCCACTTTTTCCGTTTGCGATAGAGCAGTTTGATTTGAGTGATTATGATATTATTCTCTCTAGTTCACACGCAGTTGCAAAAGGCGTTTTAACGCATTCAAACCAGCTACATATCTCTTACGTTCATACTCCTATAAGATATGCGTGGGATCTTTATTTTCAGTATTTAAAAGAGAGTGGGTTAGATAAAGGGATAAAAGGATATATAGCTAAATACTTTTTGCATAAAATTCGTATTTGGGATATTGCTACGTTAAATAGAGTTGATTATTTCATAGCAAATAGTAACTATATATCAAATAGAATTAAAAAAATATATGGCAAAGATAGCAGCGTCATATATCCGCCAGTTGATACTTCTAAATTTGATGTAAAAAGTGATAAAGAAAATTTTTACTTAACTGCTTCTAGAATGGTTCCATATAAGAAGATAGACTTGATAGTTGAAGCTTTTGCTAAAACAGATAAAAAGCTAGTTGTTGTTGGAGATGGTCCAGATATGAAAAAAATAAAGTCAAAAGCTGGTAAAAATATAGAAATTTTAGGATATCAAAATGATAATGTAATGATAGATTTAATGCAACGAGCAAGAGCTTTTGTATTTGCTGCTAAAGAGGACTTCGGTATTACGCCAGTTGAGGCTCAGGCTTGCGGGACACCGGTTATTTGTCTATCAAAAGGAGGCACAAAAGAGACTGTGATTGATATGATAAGTGGTGTGCATTTTAACGAACAAAGCATTCAAAGTTTATTGCAAGCGATTGATAAATTTGAAAGAAATATTGATGTGTTTGATATATCAAAAATACGCAAAAATGCACTAAAGTTTTCAAAAGAGAGATTTGAATACGAAATAAAAAATTTTGTAGAGCAAAAATATCAGGAATTTAAAGAGAGATAA